In the genome of Massilia sp. UMI-21, the window ATCGTGTCGGGCGGCCGCGGCATCGGCTCGGCCGAGAACTTCAAGCTGCTCGAGCCGCTGGCCGACAAGCTGGGCGCCGCCATGGGCGCCTCGCGCGCCGCCGTCGACGCCGGCTTCGTGCCGAACGACTGGCAGGTTGGCCAGACCGGCAAGATCGTCGCCCCGAACCTGTACATCGCGGTCGGCATCTCGGGCGCGATCCAGCACCTGGCCGGCATGAAGGACTCCAAGACCATCGTCGCCATCAACAAGGATCCGGAAGCGCCGATCTTCTCGGTGGCCGACTACGGCCTGGTGGGCGACCTGTTCGAAGTCGTTCCGCAGCTGGTCAAGGAACTGGGCTGATCGGCGCATAGGCCCTCTATCGTCGCTCCCGTGTGGCCTCGAGGCTGCGCCGGGGCGACGTTTTTACGTGAAGCGTCACATCAGGAGACAAAGGTGAGCTACCAAGCCCCGCTGAAAGACATGCAGTTCGTCCTGAACGAACTGGCGAACCTGGCCGAGATCAATCAACTCCCGGGCTGCGAAGACGCGACCCCGGACACCGTCGATGCCGTGCTCGAAGAAAGCGCGAAGTTCTGCGGTGAAGTCGTCGCCCCGCTGAACCACGCGGGCGATAAGGAACCCAGCTTCTGGAAAGACGGCAGCGTCACCACCTCGAAGGGCTTCCGCGACGCCTTCCGCGCCTTCGCCGAAGGCGGCTGGCAGGGCATCCAGCATCCGAGCGAGTTCGGCGGGCAGGGCCTGCCGAAGCTGGTCGCTACGCCGTGCATGGAAATGCTGCACGCGGCCAACCTGTCGTTCGCGCTGGCGCCGCTGCTGACCGACGGCGCCATCGAGGCGCTGCTCACCGCTGGTTCCGACGAGCAGAAAAAGCTGTTCCTCGAGCCGCTCATCAGCGGCAAGTGGACCGGCACCATGAACCTGACCGAGCCGCAGGCCGGTTCCGACCTGGCCGCCGTGCGCACCCGCGCCGAGCCGCAGGGCGACGGCACCTACAAGATCTTCGGCACCAAGATCTTCATCACCTACGGCGAGCACGACATGGCGGAGAACATCATCCACCTGGTGCTGGCGCGCACCCCGGATGCGCCGGCGGGCGTGAAGGGCATCTCGCTGTTCATCGTGCCGAAGTTCCTGGTGGGCGCCGACGGTTCCCTTGGTGAGCGCAACGACGCTCACTGCGTCTCGATCGAGCACAAGCTGGGCATCAAGGCCTCGCCGACGGCGGTGCTGCAGTTCGGCGACCACGGCGGCGCCATCGGCACCCTGGTGGGCGAAGAGAACCGCGGCCTCGAATACATGTTCATCATGATGAACGCGGCCCGCTTCGGCGTCGGCATGCAGGGCGTCGGCCTGGCCGAACGCGCCTACCAGCAGGCGGTGACCTTCGCCAAGGACCGTGTCCAGTCGCGCGAAGTGGCGGGTTCGCCCGGCCCGGTGGCGATCATCAACCACCCGGACGTGCGCCGCATGCTGATGTCGATGCGCTCGCAGACGGAGGGTGCGCGCGCGCTGGCCTACGTCGGCGCCGCCCTGTCGGACATCGCGCACAACCACCTTGATGAAGCGACCCGCAAGGCGAATCTGGCCGTGTACGAATATCTGGTCCCGATCATCAAGGGCTGGTCGACCGAGATGAGCGAGAACGTGGCGCGCGACGGCGTGCAGGTGCATGGCGGCATGGGCTTCATCGAAGAGACCGGCGCGGCCCAGCACTTCCGCGACGCCAAGATCCTGACCATCTACGAAGGCACCACCGCGATCCAGGCCAACGACCTGGTGGGCCGCAAGACCGTGCGTGACGGCGGCGCCGTGGCCAAGGGCCTGATCGCCCAGGTGCGCGCGGTCGAGGCGCAGCTGGGTGAGCTCGAAGGAGAAGAGTTCGCCGCGATCCGCCGCCAGCTGGCGCTGGGTTCGGTCGCGCTGGAAGAAGTGGTCGACTTCGTGGTGGCGAATGCCAAGCTTGATGTGCGCGCGGTGTTCGCCGGCAGCGTGCTGTACCTGAAGCTGGCCGGCATCGTACTGGGCGGCTGGCAGATGGCGCGCGCGGCGCTGGTCGCGCAGCGCAAGCTGGCGGCAGGCGAGGGCGATGCCTCCTTCCTGCGTGCGAAGATCGCCACCGCGCGCTTCTTCGCCGACCACGTGCTCTCGAGCGCCCCTGGCCTGCGCACCGCCATCGTCGAAGGCGCGCCGGGCGTGCTGGCGCTGGAAGTCGATCAGTTCTGATCCGACTGATTCTGTAGGGTGGGCGACTTGTGAACTGGTCCACAGGACCAGTTCACCCCGCGCGTTCAAACCTGGCATGAATTGCTGCAACGCTGTTCATTCTCCGGCCTGAACTGCGCTGCCCTCCCTACACCCCCCCCCTCAGCCGTACGACCCACCCGTATAGAGCAGGTCGAACACCCGTGCGATCGTCCCGATCAGCACGATCGCGCCCACCCCCAGGATCAGCACCAGCAGCAGCGCCAGCATCCAGTTCGAGCGCGAGCGCTTGCCGCTGCCCCCGTTATACTGCGCATCCCAGGCTTCGTCCGGCGTCAGGCCGATGACCAGACCCTCGACGAAGCCGGCGATGGTCGACACCAGCAGCGGCAAGATCACATAGAAGGGATGCGGCTGCACCGCGCCGTACAGGATGCCGGTGAGCGGCAGACTGCACAGGTGCAGCAGCCCGAGCCGGTCGACGCTGCCTTTCAGGTAGAAGCGGTGGGCGCCAAGCCCGCCCAGCAGCAGGGCGAGCAGGGTGGCGAAGGTTTTGTTCTTGTGCCGGACAGCCATGAGCATTGCCAAAAGTTCAGGAAAACAGGAGTATGGTGCAAAATGACAAGGAAGGCACGCCTTGCGTGAACCCGGCCGTGCGCCGCCTGTCAAACCGCCCAAGCCCATCCGAACCCGTCCACCATGCTCAAGACGCGCTCCTACCTCGCTGAAGTCCAGCTCAAGCCGGGCGCGCCGCTCGAGCCGCCGGTATTTCCGTTCACGCTGCCGGCGATCCGCTCCCTTGAGCGCCTGGCCTTGCACCCGAGCGTCACCTTCCTGGTTGGCGAAAACGGCTCGGGCAAGTCGACGCTGCTCGAAGCCATCGCCCTCGGCATGGGCTTCAACGCCGAGGGCGGCAGCCGCAATTTCAACTTCGCCACGCGGGCATCGCATTCGGATCTGCATGAGCACCTGCGCTTCGTGCGCGGCGTCGAGCGGCCGCGGGACGGCTTCTTCCTGCGTGCCGAAAGCTTCTTTAACGTCAGCACCGAAATCGAGCGCCTTGGCGCCCTGCGTTCCTATGGCAGCAGGCCACTGCACGAACAGTCCCACGGGGAGGCATTCCTCGCCCTGTTCATGCATCGCTTCGGCAAGGAGGGCTTCTACGCCCTGGACGAGCCCGAGGCCGCGCTGTCGCCCCAGCGCCAGCTTGCCCTGCTGAGCCGCCTGCACGACCTGGTGCAAGATCGCTGCCAGTTCGTCATCGCCACCCATTCCCCCATCCTGATGGCCTACCCGAATGCCCTGATCTACGCGTTTGGCGAGCAGGGCATACGCGAAGTCGCCTACGAGGATACGGAACACTACCGCGTCACGCGCGACTTCCTGGCCAATCCGGCCCGCATGTTGCGTGTCCTGATGAGCGATGAATAGGGGAGGGCGGCCAACAGAGAAGCGGCTAACGGTGGCGGTGTGGCCAGAAATCGGCGATAATGCTCAATTCGCCGAACTTCACGTTGCCGCCTTGCTCCATGCGCGCCGTGTTGCTATAAACGCTTGCCCCTATCCAGGCATGCGCGCTATAATCGTCGGCTTTCTCCGTCCAATACAACTTTTTGGAAATATTATGGTCGTTATCCGTTTGGCTCGTGGCGGCGCAAAAAAGCGCCCGTTCTACAACATCGTTGCAACCGATTCGCGTAACCGTCGCGATGGCCGTTTCATCGAGCGCATCGGTTTCTACAACCCGATGGCATCGGGCGCTGAAGTCGGCCTGCGTATCGCTGCTGACCGTCTGGCTCACTGGCAAGGCGTTGGCGCACAACTGTCGCCGACCGTCGCTCGCCTGGTTGCAAACCAGCAGCCTGCAGCCTAAGTAAGGTAAGCAAGGTTTGACCGATTCGGCAGCATCCGGGGTGCAAGTCCCTGACGACCTGGTCCAGGTCGGTTATGTGTCCGGCGCATTCGGGATCGTGGGCGGCCTGCGTGTCACCCCGTTCTCGACGGACGCCGACGCGCTGCTGAACGTCAAGACCTGGTGGCTCGACAAGCCGACCCTGCATGCCGTTTCGGTACGCACGGCAAAGATGCATGGTGGCGACGTGGTTGCCACCCTGGTCGGCATGCGCGACCGTAACGACGCCGAAGCGCTCAAGGGCGCCGCGGTCTCGGTATCGCGCAGCGAGTTCCCGAAGCTCGAAGAAGACGAATACTACTGGTCCGACCTGATCGGACTGGATGTGGTCAACCTGGAGGGCGCAGCCCTCGGCAAGGTGACCGACATGATGCACAACGGCGCGCAGTCGATCCTCCTGATCACGCCCGCGGCATCGGACAATACGGGTGCTCCTGATGCCAAGGTATCGGAGCGCCTGGTGCCGTTCGTCGAGCAGTTCGTCAAGAACGTCGACCTGGACGGCAAACTGATTACCCTCGAATGGGGTCTGGATTATTGACCCGCGTGCTGGTATGCGGCGCATGAGGCGAGGTAGCGATGCAGTTTGACGTCGTGAGCCTGTTTCCGGAGATGTTCGCGGCGCTGACGCAGTCGGGCGTGACCCGGCGCGGCATCGAGCAGGGGCGCTGGGGTCTGACGATCTGGAACCCGCGCGACTTCACGCAGGACCGCCACCGCACCGTGGATGACCGCCCCTATGGCGGCGGCCCCGGGATGGTGATGCTGGCCAGGCCGCTCGAAGCCGCGATCGGCGCCGCCAAGCAACGGCAAGTCGAGCTGGGCCTGCCGGCGCCGCGCGTGGTGTACATGTCGCCGCAGGGCAAGCCCCTGACGCACGAGCGGGTGGCGGCCCTGAAGGACGAGCCGGGACTGGTCGTGCTGTGCGGGCGCTACGAAGGCGTGGACCAGCGTTTGCTGGACCGCTGCGTCGACGAGGAAATCTCGCTCGGCGACTTCGTGCTGTCGGGCGGCGAACTGCCGGCGATGGCGATGATGGATGCGGTGGTCAGGCTCCTGCCAGGCGTGCTGGGCGACGAAGCCTCGGCGGTCGAAGACAGTTTCGTCAACGGCCTGCTCGATTCGCCGCATTACACGCGTCCGGAAGTGTACGAAGGCGAACCGGTGCCGCCGGTCCTGATGGGTGGCAACCACGCCGAGATCATGAAGTGGCGCCGCCAGCGCATGCTGGAGGCGACCCTGAAGAAGCGGCCGGACCAGCTGGCGCGTGCGCGTGCCGCCGGCCAGCTGACGAAAGCCGATGAAAAGTTTCTGGCAGGTTTGGAAAAACCTGCCGAGTAAGAATGTAACTTAGGCGCTTGACCGAAATAAATGTGAATTTTGGCAAATAGAACGGGATGCGATGCAAGGTGGCGAGTGCGCCGCAGTGCGAGCACTGCAAGCAGGAGCCAACGCAGCAGCGCGCCGGTTATGGCAGCCAAAAACACATTTATTTTGGGCGAGTGCCTAGTACATGTAACGGCGGGCATGTTGTCCGCATGTTCAACCCCATCCTCTACTGGGCATCCTGTATAGCGCCGGCAAGATGGTTTTTGGAGTAATAAAAATGGATCTGATCCAACAACTCGAGCAAGAAGAAATTGCGCGCCTCGGCCGCAAGATCCCTGATTTCGCACCAGGCGACACCGTGGTCGTCAGCGTCAACGTCGTCGAAGGCAACCGCAAGCGCGCCCAGGCATACGAAGGCGTGGTCATCTCGCGTCGTAACCGCGGCCTGAACTCGAACTTCATCGTTCGCAAGATCTCGTCGGGCGAAGGCGTCGAGCGTACCTTCCAGCTGTACTCGCCGCTGATCGCTTCGATCGAAGTGAAGCGTCGTGGCGACGTGCGCCGCGCCAAGCTGTACTACCTGCGTGAGCGTTCGGGCAAGTCGGCACGTATCAAGGAAAAGCTGCCGCAGCGTAAAGTCAAGACCGCAGCAGCAGCTGAGTAATAGCATCTGCGTCTTGGGGAAAGGCATCCGTGAGGATGCCTTTTTCTTTATGGCCGCCCGCTTTTGCCTATAGGAATGTAACTTGACCAAGTCCTCCCTCGATCCCATGGCGATGCCGCTCGAAGGCATGGCGGGCGAAGCGCCGCTCCCGCCCGAGCTGCTGAGCGCGCAGGCCGTCCGCGCCCGCTTCGCGCGCAGCTTGCGCTGGGATCCGGAAGCGTCCGACGAAGCGCTGCTCGCGCCGGCATTGCGCCTGCGCCGCGCCGCCGTGCTGGTACCGCTGGTCGAGCGTCCGCAAGGCCTGAGCGTGCTGCTGACCAGGCGCACGGACCACCTGTCGAGCCACGCCGGCCAGATCAGTTTTCCCGGCGGCCGCGCCGAAGAACTGGATTCTTCGCCGATCGAGACCGCCCTGCGCGAGGCCGAGGAAGAGATCGGCCTGCACCGCCGGCACGTCGAGATCGTCGGCGTGCTGCCCGAGCACGTCACCATCAGCGCCTACCGCGTCACGCCGGTGGTGGCGCTGGTGACCCCGCCCTTCGAGCTGCATGCCGACCCGGGCGAGGTGGCCGAGATCTTCGAGGTGCCGCTGGGCTTCCTGATGTCCGGCGCCAACCACGAGCGCCGCTCGGTGAGCCTGCCCGACGGCGGCGGCAAGCGCCGTTTCTATGCGATGCCGTTCAATGATTACTTCATCTGGGGCGCCACGGCGGCCATGCTGCGCAACCTGTATCACTTCCTGCGCGCTTGAGGGCAGGCGCGAATCCTGGGGTCGCCGGGGGCGCGTAGCCGGCTTTGCCGTCCGCGCGTCCAGCGCACGCTCGCCCGCTGTCTGTGCACAAACCGGTGCAACGCGCGCCCGGCGCGCCGGTCACTCCGCCGAACCCGAGTCATCCTTCCATTTCCCGATTTGATTCCGGCCAGCTTCTCCGCTATCTTAGCGGGCAGTACGGTATTGCCAGAATAAAAAAGGATTCCTGAATGACATTTTTCTCCATCCTCGTCGCGCTGATCATCGAGCAGCTGAAGCCGCTTCGCGCCGACAACCAGGTCTACGGTGGCATCAAGGGATTCGCGATGCGCATCGAAGGCTGGTTCAATGCGGGCGAGCAGAAGAATGGACGCATGGGCTGGGTCTTGATGATGCTGGCGCTGATGCTGCCGACCTGGCTGGTGTACTGGTTGTTCATGCGCTACAACCTGGTGCTGCTGGCCTTTGCCTGGAATGTCCTGATCGTCTACCTGACCCTGGGGTTCCGCCATTACAGCCATTACTTCACCTCGATCCAGCTGGCCCTGAACCAGGGCGACGAAGCCGGCGCGCGCCAGCTGCTGGCGGAGTGGACCCGCAGCGACACGGTCGGCATGGATGCCACCGAGATCTGCCGCGTCGCCGTCGAAAAATCCTTGACGACCACCCACCGCAACGTATTCGGCGTATTCTTCTGGTTCCTGATGCCGCTCGGCCCTGCGGGCGCGGTCATGTACCGCGTGTCCGAATACCTGGCGCGCGCCTGGAACGAACCCGACCACATGCGCAACGAGGCCTTCGGCCAGTTCGCCGCCCGGGCCTTCTACTGGATCGACTGGATTCCGGTGCGGCTGACGGCCGTGGCCTTTGCCGTGGTCGGCAATTTCGAGGATGCGATCTACGCCTGGCGCAATTTCGCGCGCCGCTGGGCCGACGAATCGAAGGGCATCCTCCTGGCCGCCGGCGGGGGAGCGATGGGCGTCCGGCTCGGCACGCCGAACGAGAACGCACCCGAGCCGCTGCCCCTGGATGCCGCAACGGTCGACCTGAGCGACCGCGATACCGAGATGCTGCCGGGCGAGGAGCCGAACCTGCGCGCCCTGCAAAGCACGGTCGGACTGGTGTGGCGGGCCCTGGTCTTGTGGATGATCCTGTTGCTCCTGCTGTCGAGCGTGGTGTGGCTGGGCTGAGCGATATCGGGGTTTTCGCGCGTATCGGCGTGTATCGGGTCTCGTCCGGCAGTCTTCTATAAGATATAATAGTGAGCTGAGGTTGTTCTCATCCACGCAGTATTCTTGTTTCAGCAAGCAGCACTATGGCCGAGTTACCGCACACCACGGATGAAAAACTGAAAGACGAGTTTTTTATCCTGGGCATCACCAGCAAAGGCAGGCAGTTTCGCCCCAGCGACTGGGCCGAGCGCCTGTGCGGCGTCATGTCGTGCTTTGCTCCCGGCGCCGCCGGCCGTGATTCCCACTTACAATTTTCTCCCTGGGTCCACCCGACCATGGTCAATGGCGTCAAGGCCGTCGTGGTCAGTCGCGAGCTGCAGAAGATCGAGCCGCTGGCCTACCATTTCGTGCTCAACTTCGCCAAGGACAACGATCTGCAGGTGGCCGACGCCTGCTTCGTGCCGCCGCCGGAGCAGAAAAAACCGGCAAGCTGAGACCGTGCCGCTTTTACCCTTCCGAATCCTGGAACTGGCGCTATGATGAAAGTCATAGCGCCAGTTTTCATTCAGGCCTGCCGCCTCCGCTTCAGCCACCGGCACGGAACAGGAAGAGGGCGAGGAAGAAGGAGAGACACCATGCACATCCGCGACATCTGCACCAGCGAAGCCGCCCACTGCACCCGGGACGAAACCGTACAGGGCGCGGCGCTCACGATGCGCCGCCTGCACGTGGGCGACCTGATCGTCGTCGAGCAGTTCGACGGCGCCAGCGTCCCGGTCGGCATCGTGACCGACCGCGATATCGTGGTCTCGGTCATCGCACCCGGCCTCGATCCGGCCAGCCTGCAGGTCGGCGACATCATGGCCGACGACCTGCTCACCGCGCGCGAGACCGACGATGTCTACGAGACCATCGAACGGATGCGCCTGCGCGGCATCCGGCGTGTGCCGGTGATCGATGCCAAGGGCAGCCTGGCGGGCATCGTCAGCGCCGATGACCTGCTCGAATTCCTCGCCGAAGAGATGGGGGAATTGTCCCGTATCAGTCCCTATCAACAGGCGCACGAGCGCAGGGCCCGGCAGTAATTAAGCTGGCCCTCAGGCCCGGTCTGCTACCATCCTGCATTGGTCAAGAACATGCAGGACGGCTCTGTCCTGCCAACACGACAGGACACCATGGACAGGATGACATGCAAGCGCGGCATTGCCGCGCGCCTATTGGCCGGCAGCCTATGCTTTGTCATGGCCGGCGCCGCCTGGGGCGCGCCGGTGCAGGCGGCGCCCGAGCGGCACAAGGCGCCCCGGCACAGCGCGGCGCAACAAAACGCAGCGCTGCCGAAGGGCGTCACGCTCGGCCCCTCGGCCGAGGGCATCACCGAATACCGCCTGGCCAACGGCCTGAAGGTGCTGCTGTTCCCGGACGCCTCGCGCCCGACCGTGACGGTGAACGTCACTTACCTGGTCGG includes:
- a CDS encoding acyl-CoA dehydrogenase, whose amino-acid sequence is MSYQAPLKDMQFVLNELANLAEINQLPGCEDATPDTVDAVLEESAKFCGEVVAPLNHAGDKEPSFWKDGSVTTSKGFRDAFRAFAEGGWQGIQHPSEFGGQGLPKLVATPCMEMLHAANLSFALAPLLTDGAIEALLTAGSDEQKKLFLEPLISGKWTGTMNLTEPQAGSDLAAVRTRAEPQGDGTYKIFGTKIFITYGEHDMAENIIHLVLARTPDAPAGVKGISLFIVPKFLVGADGSLGERNDAHCVSIEHKLGIKASPTAVLQFGDHGGAIGTLVGEENRGLEYMFIMMNAARFGVGMQGVGLAERAYQQAVTFAKDRVQSREVAGSPGPVAIINHPDVRRMLMSMRSQTEGARALAYVGAALSDIAHNHLDEATRKANLAVYEYLVPIIKGWSTEMSENVARDGVQVHGGMGFIEETGAAQHFRDAKILTIYEGTTAIQANDLVGRKTVRDGGAVAKGLIAQVRAVEAQLGELEGEEFAAIRRQLALGSVALEEVVDFVVANAKLDVRAVFAGSVLYLKLAGIVLGGWQMARAALVAQRKLAAGEGDASFLRAKIATARFFADHVLSSAPGLRTAIVEGAPGVLALEVDQF
- a CDS encoding NINE protein, whose amino-acid sequence is MAVRHKNKTFATLLALLLGGLGAHRFYLKGSVDRLGLLHLCSLPLTGILYGAVQPHPFYVILPLLVSTIAGFVEGLVIGLTPDEAWDAQYNGGSGKRSRSNWMLALLLVLILGVGAIVLIGTIARVFDLLYTGGSYG
- a CDS encoding AAA family ATPase, with amino-acid sequence MLKTRSYLAEVQLKPGAPLEPPVFPFTLPAIRSLERLALHPSVTFLVGENGSGKSTLLEAIALGMGFNAEGGSRNFNFATRASHSDLHEHLRFVRGVERPRDGFFLRAESFFNVSTEIERLGALRSYGSRPLHEQSHGEAFLALFMHRFGKEGFYALDEPEAALSPQRQLALLSRLHDLVQDRCQFVIATHSPILMAYPNALIYAFGEQGIREVAYEDTEHYRVTRDFLANPARMLRVLMSDE
- the rpsP gene encoding 30S ribosomal protein S16, with translation MVVIRLARGGAKKRPFYNIVATDSRNRRDGRFIERIGFYNPMASGAEVGLRIAADRLAHWQGVGAQLSPTVARLVANQQPAA
- the rimM gene encoding ribosome maturation factor RimM; this encodes MQVPDDLVQVGYVSGAFGIVGGLRVTPFSTDADALLNVKTWWLDKPTLHAVSVRTAKMHGGDVVATLVGMRDRNDAEALKGAAVSVSRSEFPKLEEDEYYWSDLIGLDVVNLEGAALGKVTDMMHNGAQSILLITPAASDNTGAPDAKVSERLVPFVEQFVKNVDLDGKLITLEWGLDY
- the trmD gene encoding tRNA (guanosine(37)-N1)-methyltransferase TrmD, which translates into the protein MQFDVVSLFPEMFAALTQSGVTRRGIEQGRWGLTIWNPRDFTQDRHRTVDDRPYGGGPGMVMLARPLEAAIGAAKQRQVELGLPAPRVVYMSPQGKPLTHERVAALKDEPGLVVLCGRYEGVDQRLLDRCVDEEISLGDFVLSGGELPAMAMMDAVVRLLPGVLGDEASAVEDSFVNGLLDSPHYTRPEVYEGEPVPPVLMGGNHAEIMKWRRQRMLEATLKKRPDQLARARAAGQLTKADEKFLAGLEKPAE
- the rplS gene encoding 50S ribosomal protein L19, with translation MDLIQQLEQEEIARLGRKIPDFAPGDTVVVSVNVVEGNRKRAQAYEGVVISRRNRGLNSNFIVRKISSGEGVERTFQLYSPLIASIEVKRRGDVRRAKLYYLRERSGKSARIKEKLPQRKVKTAAAAE
- a CDS encoding CoA pyrophosphatase translates to MAMPLEGMAGEAPLPPELLSAQAVRARFARSLRWDPEASDEALLAPALRLRRAAVLVPLVERPQGLSVLLTRRTDHLSSHAGQISFPGGRAEELDSSPIETALREAEEEIGLHRRHVEIVGVLPEHVTISAYRVTPVVALVTPPFELHADPGEVAEIFEVPLGFLMSGANHERRSVSLPDGGGKRRFYAMPFNDYFIWGATAAMLRNLYHFLRA
- a CDS encoding CobD/CbiB family protein, whose translation is MTFFSILVALIIEQLKPLRADNQVYGGIKGFAMRIEGWFNAGEQKNGRMGWVLMMLALMLPTWLVYWLFMRYNLVLLAFAWNVLIVYLTLGFRHYSHYFTSIQLALNQGDEAGARQLLAEWTRSDTVGMDATEICRVAVEKSLTTTHRNVFGVFFWFLMPLGPAGAVMYRVSEYLARAWNEPDHMRNEAFGQFAARAFYWIDWIPVRLTAVAFAVVGNFEDAIYAWRNFARRWADESKGILLAAGGGAMGVRLGTPNENAPEPLPLDAATVDLSDRDTEMLPGEEPNLRALQSTVGLVWRALVLWMILLLLLSSVVWLG
- a CDS encoding DUF3579 domain-containing protein yields the protein MAELPHTTDEKLKDEFFILGITSKGRQFRPSDWAERLCGVMSCFAPGAAGRDSHLQFSPWVHPTMVNGVKAVVVSRELQKIEPLAYHFVLNFAKDNDLQVADACFVPPPEQKKPAS
- a CDS encoding CBS domain-containing protein; the protein is MHIRDICTSEAAHCTRDETVQGAALTMRRLHVGDLIVVEQFDGASVPVGIVTDRDIVVSVIAPGLDPASLQVGDIMADDLLTARETDDVYETIERMRLRGIRRVPVIDAKGSLAGIVSADDLLEFLAEEMGELSRISPYQQAHERRARQ